A portion of the Pedobacter cryoconitis genome contains these proteins:
- a CDS encoding SusC/RagA family TonB-linked outer membrane protein, with the protein MEKKLLNFSRMLLTTAFVILTAVQLFAQNVPIRGTVTDETKAPVPGASIKIKGTSTGTVSSTNGTFTLSVPKGKTMTITSIGYLTQEIVVNGETVLQIELKNDLQQLTEVVVTALGIKKDIKKIGYATQEIKGSELVKAREPNAINSLTGKIAGLTVGGSAELLGRPQLVLRGSTDLLFVVDGVPVNSDTWNISADDIETYTVLKGPNAAALYGFRGQNGAILVTTKKGTKDDRGFSVEFNSSTMLEKGFTAVPKAQTEYGYGNDYKYAYGNDLYDLDGSYRRTNIWGPKFDGQGVAQYDSPVDPVTGIRTKTPWLSKGGKNFENFMQTGILSTNNVSVSASGEKYDMRTSVSHTYQKGMAPNTKLNIDNLNLYGGYNFSSKWRMDANLNLNSQYTPNIPDVSYGPNSYVYQFKVYGSSSWDLNDVKDYFGGPRGRPGLVQNFVEYGRHNNPYFTANEWLHSHKKTDINGYAKLSYKVNDNLNFSLRSQITTWNQMRTEKVPPSTNLNQYVNDYYFNKSNGVYNIWYGDYREDQRTLVEHNHDFLANYNKKISDDFTFSGSAGANLRTFEYNSTWATTYALTLPGVYNLANSQGPVKSYNFGSKMQVSSGYYTFDFGIKNWLNINTTGRLDKLSTLPKGNDIFFYPSVSLSSVVSDYVKLPEVISFWKLRGSFADVRGALTSPTIGTAYNALTGNTVGNLLGGGTYGGYGTELYSSYDGPTYDNQNTYNVNTYYNNTPSVDFSKNIANNQIKPFDVKSYEAGTEIKFLKNRLGVDFTYFTSINGPLVFQLPVANSTSYATESVNAITSKKKGWELSITGTPVKTQSGFTWDVMANVSTYKETLSKIYDGVDGWAINNHNYKVGERLDGYYGRAYVRSPDGQIIHDASGLPLAQQAGVNNNQLLGYANPDFVFGFNNRFGYKNFNFSFQFDGRIGGKIFDYAYAQMLNAGTAVDLVEGQYGDARLKEWQSTNGGTINATGAMVGNGVVITSGTPHYTNGKIDNYDQLTFAQNNKAVTLRNYVQNGVYGLFDEPFMISRSFVKLREVVIGYTIPKKFLAKTGLRSASISLIGRNLLYFAKRKDIDLDQYASGFNLSSKANGGKQSDLQSSTARRYGVNISIGF; encoded by the coding sequence ATGGAAAAAAAACTACTCAATTTTTCAAGAATGCTGCTGACGACCGCATTTGTAATCTTAACCGCTGTACAGCTATTTGCGCAAAATGTGCCGATCAGAGGAACTGTCACAGATGAGACTAAAGCTCCGGTTCCTGGTGCCAGTATCAAAATAAAAGGAACCTCAACGGGTACAGTAAGTTCAACCAATGGAACTTTTACATTAAGTGTACCAAAAGGCAAAACTATGACGATCACTTCTATCGGTTACCTGACACAGGAAATTGTAGTCAATGGAGAAACTGTGTTACAGATCGAATTGAAAAATGATTTACAACAGCTGACCGAAGTTGTTGTGACTGCCCTTGGTATTAAAAAGGACATAAAAAAAATTGGTTATGCCACTCAGGAAATTAAAGGAAGCGAACTGGTTAAAGCAAGAGAGCCCAATGCAATTAATTCCCTGACTGGTAAAATTGCCGGATTAACCGTTGGAGGAAGCGCTGAGCTGCTTGGCCGGCCACAGCTGGTTTTGAGAGGAAGTACAGACCTTTTATTCGTAGTAGATGGTGTACCTGTTAATTCGGATACCTGGAATATCAGTGCTGATGATATTGAAACTTATACGGTATTAAAAGGCCCGAATGCTGCGGCATTATACGGTTTCAGAGGACAAAATGGAGCAATATTGGTCACTACAAAAAAAGGGACTAAAGACGATCGAGGTTTCAGTGTTGAATTCAATAGCAGTACGATGCTGGAGAAGGGATTTACTGCAGTCCCAAAAGCACAAACAGAATATGGTTATGGAAATGATTATAAATACGCTTACGGAAATGACCTTTATGATTTAGATGGAAGTTACCGCAGGACGAATATCTGGGGCCCTAAATTTGACGGACAGGGTGTAGCACAATATGATAGCCCGGTAGATCCGGTAACAGGAATCCGGACTAAAACACCATGGCTTTCTAAAGGAGGTAAAAACTTTGAAAATTTCATGCAAACTGGTATCCTGAGTACGAATAATGTTTCGGTGAGCGCATCAGGCGAAAAATATGATATGCGTACCTCAGTGAGTCATACTTATCAGAAAGGAATGGCACCGAATACCAAACTGAATATAGATAACCTGAATCTTTATGGTGGTTATAATTTCAGTTCTAAATGGAGAATGGATGCTAATCTGAATTTGAACTCTCAATACACACCAAACATTCCGGATGTTTCTTACGGCCCTAATAGTTACGTTTACCAGTTTAAAGTATACGGCTCTTCCAGCTGGGACCTCAATGATGTCAAAGACTATTTTGGTGGTCCACGCGGCCGTCCTGGATTGGTGCAGAATTTCGTAGAATACGGCAGACATAACAACCCTTATTTTACAGCCAACGAATGGTTGCACAGTCATAAAAAAACAGACATTAATGGTTATGCGAAATTAAGTTATAAGGTAAATGATAACCTGAACTTCAGCCTGCGTTCTCAAATCACAACCTGGAATCAAATGCGTACAGAGAAAGTTCCGCCATCTACGAACTTAAATCAATACGTAAATGATTACTATTTCAATAAATCCAATGGTGTTTATAATATCTGGTACGGAGATTACAGAGAAGATCAGCGTACGCTGGTTGAGCATAACCACGATTTCCTGGCCAACTATAACAAAAAGATCAGTGATGACTTCACTTTCTCAGGTTCTGCGGGTGCGAACTTAAGAACATTTGAATACAATTCAACCTGGGCAACCACTTATGCTTTAACCTTACCGGGCGTTTATAACCTGGCTAACTCACAAGGTCCTGTTAAATCTTACAACTTCGGCTCTAAAATGCAAGTGTCAAGTGGTTATTATACTTTTGATTTTGGCATTAAGAACTGGTTGAATATCAATACTACAGGTCGTTTAGATAAACTTTCTACCTTACCAAAAGGCAATGATATCTTCTTTTATCCTTCGGTATCTTTAAGTTCAGTAGTAAGTGACTATGTTAAATTACCTGAAGTAATCTCCTTCTGGAAATTGCGGGGCTCTTTCGCAGACGTAAGAGGTGCATTGACAAGCCCGACCATTGGAACAGCCTATAATGCATTAACAGGTAATACCGTGGGTAATTTATTAGGTGGTGGTACTTATGGTGGTTACGGAACAGAGCTATACAGTTCATATGACGGCCCTACCTATGATAATCAGAATACCTATAACGTTAATACTTATTATAATAATACGCCATCAGTTGACTTCTCGAAAAATATTGCTAATAATCAAATTAAGCCATTTGATGTAAAATCTTATGAAGCAGGAACAGAAATCAAATTTCTGAAAAATCGATTGGGTGTTGATTTTACTTATTTCACCTCTATTAATGGCCCCCTTGTATTTCAATTACCAGTTGCCAATTCCACAAGCTATGCGACCGAAAGTGTAAATGCGATCACCTCAAAGAAAAAAGGATGGGAACTTTCTATCACCGGAACACCTGTTAAAACCCAGAGCGGCTTTACCTGGGATGTAATGGCAAACGTATCAACTTACAAAGAAACCCTAAGCAAAATTTATGATGGTGTAGATGGCTGGGCAATTAATAACCACAATTATAAAGTTGGAGAACGTCTGGATGGGTATTATGGACGTGCTTATGTCAGATCTCCGGATGGACAGATTATCCACGATGCCAGCGGATTGCCATTAGCGCAGCAAGCAGGTGTAAACAATAACCAATTGTTAGGGTATGCTAACCCAGATTTCGTGTTTGGTTTCAACAATAGATTTGGATATAAGAACTTCAATTTCAGCTTTCAGTTTGATGGACGTATCGGAGGTAAAATATTTGATTATGCTTATGCACAAATGTTAAATGCAGGTACAGCTGTTGATCTGGTAGAAGGACAGTATGGAGATGCACGTTTAAAAGAATGGCAAAGCACTAACGGCGGAACCATCAATGCAACAGGTGCTATGGTAGGAAATGGAGTCGTGATTACTTCTGGTACTCCACATTATACTAACGGAAAAATTGATAACTATGATCAGTTAACCTTCGCGCAGAACAACAAGGCAGTAACCCTGAGAAACTATGTACAAAACGGAGTTTATGGATTGTTTGATGAACCATTTATGATCAGTCGTTCATTTGTGAAACTTCGTGAAGTGGTGATTGGCTATACGATCCCTAAAAAGTTCCTGGCCAAAACAGGGCTCAGATCAGCAAGTATCTCTTTAATCGGCAGAAACCTGCTTTATTTTGCTAAACGCAAAGACATCGATCTTGATCAATATGCTTCAGGATTTAACCTGTCCAGCAAAGCCAATGGCGGTAAACAAAGCGATCTTCAAAGTTCTACAGCCCGTCGTTATGGTGTGAATATCAGTATAGGCTTTTAA
- a CDS encoding NUDIX hydrolase encodes MEIKKWEKLSSRYLVQERWATLRVDTCKLQNGTVKDDYFVLEYPDWANAVALTKDNKLILVRQYRHAADIISLEIPGGVIEPGEDPEQGIKRELLEETGYSFETCELIATLYPNPATADNRTFTYLLTGGIQTQEQDLDEHEILNVEEYTVEEVKQLLIDNKIEQSLHTAALFYGLMKLEAIK; translated from the coding sequence ATGGAAATTAAAAAATGGGAAAAGCTTTCCTCCAGATACCTGGTTCAGGAAAGATGGGCGACGCTGCGTGTAGATACCTGTAAGTTACAGAACGGTACAGTAAAAGATGATTATTTCGTATTGGAATATCCTGATTGGGCTAATGCGGTTGCGTTAACAAAAGATAATAAGTTGATTCTGGTACGTCAGTATCGCCATGCAGCGGATATTATTTCATTGGAAATACCTGGTGGTGTGATTGAACCGGGAGAAGATCCTGAACAGGGTATCAAAAGAGAGTTACTGGAAGAAACTGGTTATTCTTTTGAAACCTGTGAGTTGATTGCAACGCTTTATCCTAACCCGGCGACAGCTGATAACAGGACATTTACTTATTTATTAACCGGTGGTATTCAAACACAAGAACAGGATCTGGATGAGCATGAGATCTTAAATGTGGAAGAGTATACGGTTGAAGAAGTTAAACAATTGCTTATTGATAATAAAATAGAGCAGTCTTTACATACTGCAGCTTTATTTTATGGATTGATGAAGTTGGAAGCGATTAAATAA
- a CDS encoding tyrosine-protein phosphatase — protein sequence MKAIVVLFFSALASLQASGVTVNDTTRLVPVQGAVNFRDLGGYQTNEGKQVKWGKVYRSAEISKLTDADLKLLAQKHIKSVVDFRSDEEVAKAKDRLPAGASYLQLAAGSESLGNIMAILPKLNDGDSLMISFYSQTAHLKDKYKPFFQELLKMPDTDALLFHCTAGKDRTGIGAALFLHAVGVPDETILQDYLATNEYRKAENEKMVKMMIQFGIKEEVARDMAGVKPEYLIATVKAITQQYGSIDQFMTEELGLKADDIALLKKKYTN from the coding sequence ATGAAAGCAATAGTCGTTTTATTCTTCTCCGCACTGGCCAGTCTGCAGGCTTCAGGCGTTACCGTTAATGATACTACCAGGTTAGTCCCTGTTCAGGGTGCTGTAAATTTCAGAGACCTTGGCGGTTATCAGACCAATGAAGGAAAACAGGTTAAATGGGGTAAGGTTTACCGTTCTGCAGAAATCAGTAAGTTGACGGATGCAGATCTTAAATTGCTGGCCCAAAAGCATATCAAATCTGTAGTTGATTTTCGGAGTGATGAAGAAGTAGCGAAAGCAAAAGACCGTTTACCAGCCGGTGCTTCCTACTTACAATTGGCTGCTGGTAGTGAAAGTTTAGGTAATATCATGGCTATCCTGCCGAAGCTCAATGACGGAGATTCACTAATGATCTCATTCTATAGTCAGACTGCGCATTTGAAAGATAAATATAAACCCTTTTTTCAGGAGCTATTAAAAATGCCTGACACTGATGCTTTATTATTCCATTGCACAGCTGGAAAAGATCGTACAGGTATAGGTGCAGCACTGTTCTTACATGCCGTAGGTGTACCTGATGAAACTATCTTACAAGATTATCTGGCTACGAATGAATACCGGAAAGCAGAGAATGAAAAGATGGTGAAAATGATGATACAGTTTGGTATTAAGGAGGAGGTAGCCCGTGATATGGCTGGAGTTAAACCTGAATACTTAATCGCTACTGTTAAGGCCATTACCCAGCAATACGGAAGTATAGATCAGTTTATGACTGAAGAATTAGGCCTTAAAGCCGACGATATTGCACTGTTAAAGAAGAAATATACCAATTAA
- the dnaA gene encoding chromosomal replication initiator protein DnaA — translation MEKTCTEVWKNCLQIIKDNIPSQSFKTWFEPISALKLDGKVLTIQVPSLFFYEWLEEHYVGLLRKTVKKQLGDEGRLEYNIVVDKSSNSGSPYTTNMPSNGNGAEAKMQSMPIPVSINKDIKNPFIIPGLKKLNVDPQLNSNYTFENYIEGDCNRLARSAGYAVAAKPGGTSFNPLMIYGGVGLGKTHLGQAIGNEIKRTMPDKLVIYVSCEKFCQQFVDSLKNNTINDFVNFYQAMDVIIMDDVHNFAGKEKTQDIFFHIFNHLHQSGKQVILTSDKAPKDLAGLEERLLSRFKWGLSADLQIPDLETRIAILRKKMYADGIELPQEVVEYVANNIDNNVRELEGAMVSLLAQSTLNKKDIDLSLAKQMLKNFIKNTTKEISMEYIQKLVCEYFEVPVDMVKSPTRKREIVQARQISMYLSKSHTKSSLKTIGAFFGGRDHSTVIYACQTVEDLIDTDKKFKGYVHDIQKKLKMS, via the coding sequence ATGGAAAAAACTTGTACCGAAGTATGGAAAAACTGTCTTCAAATTATTAAGGACAATATCCCGAGCCAAAGTTTTAAAACTTGGTTCGAACCGATTTCTGCCCTTAAACTTGATGGCAAAGTTTTAACTATACAGGTACCTAGTTTATTTTTCTATGAATGGTTAGAAGAACACTATGTAGGGCTGCTGCGCAAGACTGTTAAAAAGCAGCTTGGCGATGAAGGCAGATTGGAATATAACATCGTAGTCGATAAATCTTCCAATAGCGGCTCACCTTATACCACCAACATGCCCTCCAATGGGAATGGTGCTGAAGCTAAAATGCAATCTATGCCAATCCCTGTTTCTATAAACAAGGATATTAAAAACCCTTTTATAATACCAGGACTGAAAAAGCTGAATGTAGACCCTCAGCTCAACTCAAATTATACTTTCGAAAACTATATTGAAGGTGACTGTAACCGCCTTGCCCGTTCTGCAGGTTATGCTGTCGCAGCAAAACCGGGTGGTACCTCATTTAATCCTTTAATGATTTATGGCGGAGTAGGTTTGGGTAAAACCCACCTTGGTCAGGCTATAGGCAATGAAATTAAACGGACCATGCCCGACAAACTGGTGATCTATGTTTCCTGTGAGAAATTCTGCCAGCAATTTGTAGACTCCCTGAAAAATAATACCATCAATGATTTTGTGAATTTTTACCAGGCAATGGATGTCATCATTATGGATGATGTACATAATTTCGCCGGAAAAGAAAAAACACAGGATATTTTCTTTCACATCTTCAACCACCTGCACCAATCTGGTAAACAAGTTATTCTGACCTCAGACAAAGCACCTAAAGATCTGGCTGGACTGGAAGAAAGATTACTGAGCAGGTTCAAATGGGGCCTTTCAGCAGATCTGCAGATTCCTGATCTGGAAACCAGGATCGCAATTCTGAGAAAGAAAATGTATGCAGACGGTATTGAGCTTCCACAGGAAGTTGTTGAATACGTCGCTAATAATATTGACAATAATGTAAGAGAGCTGGAAGGGGCAATGGTTTCTTTGCTTGCGCAGTCTACCTTGAATAAAAAAGATATTGACCTTTCTTTGGCGAAACAAATGCTAAAGAACTTTATTAAAAATACGACGAAAGAGATTTCTATGGAATACATACAGAAACTAGTCTGTGAGTATTTTGAAGTCCCGGTTGATATGGTCAAATCGCCTACCCGGAAAAGAGAAATTGTACAAGCCAGACAGATTTCTATGTACTTGTCCAAAAGCCATACTAAATCTTCCCTGAAAACTATCGGTGCTTTTTTTGGGGGCAGAGATCACTCGACTGTAATCTATGCGTGTCAGACTGTAGAAGACCTGATTGATACCGATAAGAAATTTAAAGGTTACGTACACGATATTCAGAAAAAACTCAAAATGAGTTAA
- a CDS encoding SusD/RagB family nutrient-binding outer membrane lipoprotein, which produces MIKITSVIAIALTLGSCQKGDLLSNPNVANENSNIPVSLLLNHLTWSMYRGGGVVEKTSNAIGEEPFGQLSKWNQFTVSTNAYYRATNAYAFSNTATAYDLLRYVKQMESQAQVQLGTTNSVYSALGRFFKAYSFVWLTQRVGDIPAGEAGDSKNLTPKFEAQKDVYKRSLQLLDEANSIITIAIKPSVGVDNSSTVVGGDIYGLTYLQWQKVINSYRLRVLISLSKRADDNADLNIKQQFADILNNPGKYPVQTGNSDNLAFKYNATVNKFIYNPDETYNVFENLGKTYLDLTTANQDPRTFIAATPAPAEIKAGKTVGDFTAYVGGSTTLTQSTLSANDAKGMYSYVNYKRYFTTFTGPDPAVMIGYPELCFNIAEAINRGWVAGSAANWYQNGMKASISFYGLTEGQSYDIGDVKGITLGKVTIKTNDFLNHPNVVYKGDNADGLKQILQQKYVAFFENSAWEAFYNWRRTGIPEFANNGAGINPSGVIPVRWQYPLDEQNNNTANYKAAVSAQYGGNDDINQKMWLLK; this is translated from the coding sequence ATGATAAAAATAACCAGTGTGATCGCTATTGCACTTACACTGGGAAGCTGCCAGAAGGGCGATTTACTTTCTAACCCGAACGTAGCAAATGAGAACTCAAACATTCCGGTTTCCCTTTTACTTAACCATTTGACCTGGAGCATGTACCGTGGTGGCGGTGTGGTAGAAAAAACTTCAAATGCAATAGGAGAGGAACCATTTGGTCAATTGAGTAAATGGAATCAATTCACCGTCTCTACCAATGCTTATTACCGGGCAACGAATGCTTATGCTTTTAGTAATACAGCTACTGCTTATGATTTGCTGAGGTATGTGAAGCAAATGGAAAGCCAGGCGCAGGTACAGCTTGGAACTACAAATAGTGTTTATAGCGCGCTGGGCCGATTTTTTAAAGCTTATAGCTTTGTCTGGTTAACGCAGCGGGTTGGAGATATTCCTGCCGGTGAGGCTGGAGACTCAAAAAACCTGACCCCAAAATTTGAAGCGCAGAAAGATGTCTACAAAAGAAGTCTGCAACTGTTAGATGAAGCCAATTCAATTATCACTATTGCCATTAAACCAAGTGTTGGTGTAGACAATTCAAGCACAGTTGTAGGTGGAGATATTTATGGATTGACCTATTTGCAATGGCAAAAAGTGATCAACAGTTACCGTTTAAGAGTATTGATCAGCTTAAGTAAACGTGCAGATGATAACGCTGACCTGAATATTAAACAACAATTTGCTGATATCTTAAATAACCCGGGTAAATATCCTGTTCAAACAGGGAACAGCGATAACCTTGCTTTTAAATACAATGCGACCGTGAATAAGTTTATTTATAACCCTGATGAAACTTACAACGTATTTGAAAATCTGGGCAAAACTTATCTTGACCTGACTACTGCAAATCAGGATCCGCGTACTTTTATTGCAGCGACGCCTGCACCAGCTGAAATTAAAGCAGGTAAAACAGTGGGTGATTTCACTGCTTATGTTGGTGGAAGTACTACATTAACACAGAGTACGCTTTCTGCAAATGATGCGAAAGGTATGTATTCTTATGTAAACTATAAACGTTATTTCACCACTTTTACTGGACCTGATCCAGCAGTGATGATCGGCTATCCGGAGTTGTGTTTTAACATTGCTGAAGCAATAAACAGGGGCTGGGTGGCTGGTTCTGCGGCAAATTGGTACCAGAACGGGATGAAAGCTTCGATCAGTTTCTACGGATTAACCGAAGGACAGAGTTATGATATTGGTGATGTTAAAGGGATTACGCTAGGTAAAGTTACAATCAAAACCAATGATTTCCTGAACCACCCGAACGTGGTTTATAAAGGTGACAATGCAGATGGACTTAAACAGATCCTTCAGCAAAAATACGTGGCCTTTTTTGAGAACTCTGCCTGGGAAGCTTTTTATAACTGGCGCCGTACCGGAATTCCTGAATTTGCCAATAACGGCGCAGGTATTAATCCATCAGGTGTGATTCCAGTTCGCTGGCAATATCCGCTGGATGAGCAAAATAACAATACCGCTAATTATAAAGCAGCTGTTAGTGCGCAATATGGAGGTAATGATGATATCAATCAAAAAATGTGGTTACTTAAATAA
- a CDS encoding TPM domain-containing protein: MPFLTEQEQDLITNAISEAEKLTSGEIRIAVEKHCKGEAFERATAYFSKLGMDKTSQQNGVLIYLAHVDHKFAVIGDRGIHKLVPEDFWETTQIAMQAHFAGGNIANGLIAGIGLIGEKLAIHFPYRSGDINELPNDIIFMDKQEAN; encoded by the coding sequence ATGCCATTTCTGACAGAACAAGAACAAGACCTGATAACCAATGCAATCAGTGAAGCTGAAAAGCTGACTTCGGGCGAAATTAGAATTGCTGTAGAAAAACATTGTAAAGGTGAAGCTTTTGAAAGAGCTACTGCCTATTTCTCTAAATTGGGTATGGATAAAACGTCACAACAAAATGGCGTGTTAATCTATCTTGCTCATGTTGACCATAAATTTGCCGTTATCGGTGACAGAGGGATTCATAAATTAGTACCGGAAGATTTCTGGGAAACTACACAAATCGCTATGCAGGCTCATTTTGCCGGTGGAAATATTGCAAACGGCCTGATCGCCGGTATTGGGCTGATCGGTGAAAAGTTAGCGATACATTTTCCTTACCGCAGCGGAGATATTAATGAATTACCAAATGATATTATTTTTATGGATAAGCAGGAAGCAAATTAG
- a CDS encoding LemA family protein, with the protein MKKAILGVIAALFITTTLSSCGYNSMVKLDEDVKTKWNQVETQYQRRSDLIPNLVSTVKGAAKFEQGTLTAVIEARAQASQIKVSADDLTPEKLEKFQAAQGQIGQALGKLMVLTENYPELKATQQFSDLSVQLEGTENRIAVARKDFNDAVQSYNVKVRSFPNNLTAGMFGFKQRAGFKADAGAQNTPKVEF; encoded by the coding sequence ATGAAAAAAGCAATATTAGGAGTTATCGCTGCCTTGTTCATCACCACTACCTTAAGTAGCTGTGGTTATAATAGCATGGTTAAACTTGACGAGGATGTGAAAACCAAGTGGAATCAGGTTGAAACACAATACCAGAGACGTTCTGATTTGATCCCTAATTTAGTAAGTACTGTAAAAGGTGCAGCTAAATTCGAGCAAGGTACCTTAACTGCTGTAATTGAAGCACGTGCACAAGCGAGCCAGATCAAAGTTAGTGCAGATGATTTAACTCCTGAAAAGCTGGAAAAATTCCAGGCCGCCCAAGGTCAGATCGGACAGGCTTTAGGTAAATTAATGGTACTGACTGAAAACTATCCGGAATTGAAAGCTACACAACAGTTCAGCGATCTTTCGGTACAGCTGGAAGGTACTGAAAACAGGATTGCTGTGGCCCGTAAGGATTTCAATGATGCTGTTCAATCTTATAATGTCAAAGTAAGGTCGTTCCCTAACAATTTAACAGCTGGTATGTTTGGTTTCAAACAAAGAGCTGGTTTTAAGGCAGATGCCGGAGCACAAAATACGCCTAAAGTAGAATTTTAG
- a CDS encoding TPM domain-containing protein, with the protein MKKILIALFLTVLYTGAFAQDYPAKPNTLVNDYTGTLSESQKQQLESKLVAFDDSTSTQIAIAIVKSVGEYDINEYALGLGRSWGVGGAKNSNGVMIVVALGDRKIAMQTGYGVEGVLPDIITKRIIDNEIKPAFKAGDYYAGLDAGTTAIIKYTKGEYKNDNPKVAKKGGGSGGILVIIIIVVVIIIIIRKGGGGDGGQVIGGRGVGEALFWGALLGSGRSSGGGWGGGGGSSGGGGFGGFGGGSFGGGGSSGSW; encoded by the coding sequence ATGAAGAAAATATTAATCGCATTATTTCTTACCGTACTCTATACTGGTGCATTTGCGCAGGACTATCCTGCCAAACCCAATACACTTGTAAATGACTATACGGGCACGCTGTCTGAATCTCAGAAACAACAGCTTGAAAGTAAACTTGTAGCATTTGACGATTCTACCTCTACACAAATTGCGATTGCAATTGTAAAAAGTGTGGGTGAATATGATATTAACGAATACGCATTGGGCCTGGGCAGAAGCTGGGGCGTTGGGGGCGCAAAAAACAGCAATGGTGTAATGATCGTTGTTGCTTTAGGTGACCGCAAAATTGCCATGCAGACTGGCTATGGTGTAGAGGGTGTATTACCCGATATCATTACCAAACGTATTATTGACAACGAAATTAAACCTGCATTTAAAGCTGGCGATTACTATGCCGGACTGGATGCGGGTACTACAGCTATTATCAAATATACCAAAGGCGAATATAAAAATGATAACCCAAAAGTGGCTAAAAAAGGTGGTGGCTCTGGCGGGATATTAGTTATTATTATCATCGTTGTAGTGATCATTATTATCATCAGAAAAGGTGGTGGCGGAGATGGTGGCCAGGTTATTGGCGGCCGTGGTGTTGGAGAAGCTTTATTCTGGGGCGCGTTATTAGGCAGCGGCAGAAGTTCTGGCGGTGGCTGGGGCGGCGGTGGCGGCAGTAGTGGCGGCGGCGGATTTGGTGGTTTCGGTGGTGGTAGTTTCGGTGGTGGCGGTAGTAGTGGAAGCTGGTAA